A window of the Gammaproteobacteria bacterium genome harbors these coding sequences:
- a CDS encoding phosphotransferase, with protein sequence MTKPNLQQFYISEEQSIYLLNHHDAKKLRDWIDLCHQQLEQLGYRNPQYIGKGAYGFAFSALSPANQNFVFKFSRITLPEHVQDRLEEEAFMLEQVNFPLVPKCLGYFKIGKQRILAMQQAIGIDLEKYSISQGPLPAKILIDIASQLVEILIELRQLKKPIIHGDIKPSNIVYDPHKNRVGLIDWGSSVFSQVDTQGQFFNANVMELMSGDLQHTNARLGDVYFIGEEQLNGALSSPRFDEQGLAGTLYALASGQSCRFGSQVISVTSLGLPKEFAITLQNMMSSDIKLRHQAGDYFINNMKYMKNIVVPAEQASPSPPQLPVWIHPSNEDLESVVYTSRKSFLKEEAHLSEFDDIDDVQLDNYYKNFLAGMGDNSKAFLASVSRLGKFPIVGGLAIHWQDDGLYIDSNLNLYDPSLRRSFGCAVNNMVNLARAIDREGIFKACFFNAKQTQHIERDSQDKPYLPYEQTTLTFDVHDQPQIDDSSRLHSYFEDDKDPDEQLDLPDEMMEILAKMNQVHHTGCIIFEALEKDLKIHNYLSLLDGSQQQYFQQLIDSLIAKVPLINGLGVSGFMKFPYKDSKFFSSQARMQDNFQHANPKSQAS encoded by the coding sequence ATGACAAAACCTAATCTACAACAGTTTTATATCTCTGAAGAACAGTCAATTTATTTACTCAATCATCACGACGCCAAAAAGCTGCGCGATTGGATAGATCTTTGTCATCAGCAACTTGAGCAATTGGGTTATCGTAATCCGCAATATATTGGCAAAGGCGCTTACGGTTTTGCATTTTCGGCTTTGTCACCTGCCAATCAAAATTTTGTGTTTAAATTCTCGCGTATTACCTTGCCTGAGCATGTGCAAGACCGGCTCGAAGAAGAAGCCTTTATGCTAGAGCAAGTCAATTTTCCACTGGTGCCTAAATGCCTCGGTTATTTTAAAATCGGCAAACAACGGATATTGGCAATGCAGCAAGCCATCGGCATTGATTTAGAAAAATATTCGATCAGTCAGGGCCCGCTGCCCGCTAAAATATTAATCGATATCGCCAGCCAATTGGTCGAGATATTAATCGAGTTAAGACAACTAAAAAAACCTATTATTCATGGTGATATTAAGCCGTCTAATATTGTGTATGATCCACATAAAAATCGGGTCGGATTAATCGATTGGGGCTCATCGGTGTTCTCTCAAGTTGATACTCAAGGACAATTTTTTAATGCCAACGTGATGGAGTTAATGTCTGGTGATTTACAGCATACTAATGCCCGGCTAGGCGATGTTTATTTTATTGGCGAAGAGCAGTTAAATGGCGCGTTGTCTTCCCCGCGTTTTGATGAGCAGGGCTTGGCCGGTACGCTCTATGCGTTAGCGTCTGGCCAGTCTTGCCGCTTTGGATCGCAAGTTATTTCGGTAACGTCCCTTGGTTTGCCCAAGGAGTTTGCCATCACGCTACAAAATATGATGAGTAGCGACATCAAACTACGTCACCAAGCTGGCGATTACTTTATTAATAACATGAAGTACATGAAAAACATTGTGGTGCCAGCTGAGCAAGCATCTCCAAGCCCACCTCAATTGCCGGTATGGATTCATCCGTCAAATGAAGATCTGGAATCGGTTGTTTATACCTCTCGTAAATCATTCCTTAAAGAAGAAGCCCATTTAAGCGAGTTTGATGATATTGATGACGTTCAGCTCGATAATTATTATAAAAACTTTCTCGCGGGCATGGGCGACAACTCTAAAGCTTTTCTAGCCTCGGTTAGTCGCTTAGGTAAATTTCCGATTGTCGGCGGTTTGGCTATTCATTGGCAAGATGATGGCCTTTATATCGACTCAAATTTAAATCTTTATGATCCGTCATTACGACGCTCCTTTGGTTGCGCCGTCAATAACATGGTGAATTTGGCGCGAGCAATCGACCGTGAAGGCATTTTTAAAGCGTGTTTCTTCAACGCTAAGCAAACCCAACATATTGAGCGCGACAGTCAGGACAAGCCATACTTGCCCTATGAGCAGACCACGTTAACTTTTGATGTTCATGATCAACCCCAAATTGATGACAGCAGTCGGCTTCACTCTTATTTTGAAGATGACAAAGATCCCGATGAACAACTGGATTTACCCGATGAAATGATGGAAATTTTAGCCAAGATGAATCAGGTTCATCACACCGGCTGTATTATTTTTGAAGCGCTTGAAAAAGATTTAAAGATCCATAACTACCTGTCATTGCTCGATGGTTCGCAACAACAATATTTCCAGCAACTTATTGATAGCTTGATCGCTAAAGTACCGCTAATTAACGGCCTTGGCGTATCTGGATTTATGAAATTTCCTTACAAAGACAGTAAGTTCTTTAGCTCGCAGGCAAGGATGCAAGATAATTTCCAGCACGCCAACCCAAAATCACAAGCGAGTTAG
- a CDS encoding c-type cytochrome, with the protein MLKKRYIALALALSLPMLANAAGDAAAGKAKAAMCAACHGAGGVSAIPTYPNLKGQKAAYLEASLKAFKNQSRTGNQAAVMYGMAAPLSDADIANLAAYYSAL; encoded by the coding sequence ATGTTAAAAAAACGTTATATCGCACTGGCACTAGCATTATCATTGCCAATGCTAGCAAATGCAGCGGGTGATGCTGCGGCCGGTAAAGCAAAAGCGGCAATGTGCGCCGCTTGTCATGGCGCTGGAGGGGTTTCAGCTATTCCAACTTACCCTAATTTAAAAGGTCAAAAGGCTGCTTATCTTGAAGCTTCTTTAAAAGCTTTTAAAAATCAATCACGCACCGGTAACCAAGCTGCGGTCATGTATGGCATGGCCGCACCGTTAAGTGACGCTGACATTGCAAACTTAGCAGCGTACTATTCTGCACTGTAA